From Chloroflexota bacterium, one genomic window encodes:
- the cdaA gene encoding diadenylate cyclase CdaA encodes MPSFQQIWERVSFLAALDILLVAALIFWLLGVIRGTRAVQLLRGVGILVVVALLAGSTLPLTTLRWIIREALSPALFVAIPILFQPELRRALESLGRTGEWFNRFGSTNRSDVEEMINTISRAAKQLSQQGIGALMVIERDTGLQEYADRGVIVDSRISVPLLVNIFFPNAPLHDMAVIFRRNRILAANCVLPLSENVVGSTRYGTRHRAALGISEQSDAISVIVSEETGSISITHDGRMVRHLTEGRLRKLLAGLLRVELSEEEEV; translated from the coding sequence GTGCCAAGCTTCCAGCAGATTTGGGAACGAGTTTCTTTCTTAGCAGCCCTAGATATTCTGCTTGTTGCTGCCTTGATTTTTTGGCTGCTCGGAGTCATTCGCGGCACTCGTGCAGTGCAATTATTACGCGGGGTCGGCATTTTAGTCGTCGTAGCGCTGCTGGCTGGCTCAACCTTGCCGCTTACCACGTTGCGCTGGATCATTCGCGAAGCCCTCAGCCCAGCTCTCTTTGTGGCAATTCCGATTCTATTTCAGCCGGAATTACGCCGCGCCCTTGAGTCGTTGGGACGCACTGGCGAATGGTTTAATCGCTTTGGCAGCACCAATCGCTCCGATGTTGAGGAGATGATTAACACCATTTCGCGGGCAGCCAAACAATTATCACAACAAGGCATCGGCGCATTAATGGTGATCGAACGCGACACTGGCTTGCAAGAATATGCCGACCGTGGCGTGATCGTCGATTCGCGCATCTCCGTGCCCTTGCTGGTTAATATTTTCTTCCCCAACGCGCCGCTCCACGATATGGCGGTGATTTTTCGGCGCAACCGCATTTTGGCCGCCAACTGTGTGCTACCACTCAGCGAAAATGTGGTTGGTAGCACGCGCTATGGCACGCGCCATCGTGCCGCTTTAGGCATCAGCGAACAATCTGATGCAATTTCAGTGATCGTTTCAGAAGAAACTGGCAGCATTTCGATTACTCACGATGGCCGCATGGTACGCCATTTAACTGAAGGTCGTTTACGCAAACTGCTGGCTGGCTTATTGCGCGTCGAACTAAGCGAGGAAGAAGAAGTATGA
- a CDS encoding methyltransferase domain-containing protein, giving the protein MLQRMQALVIWAFERFYHEAAFTYDLVAWLMSQGYWSQWVLAALPEVADQRLLELGCGTGYVQQARQHQPNLTIGLDESRQMLGLSRRRAPQATLVRAVAQALPYADASWSAVLSTFPAPYLFDRRTLAELQRILTSDGKLYIVDGGSIPNGLYALIIGLIYRLVFGRHSNPEALTSQLDPRIQRLQEEGFRVSSQIKQVGRSQVQIFIAEKSNHL; this is encoded by the coding sequence ATGCTGCAACGAATGCAAGCGTTGGTTATTTGGGCTTTTGAGCGTTTTTATCACGAAGCGGCCTTTACTTATGATCTGGTTGCATGGCTCATGTCACAGGGCTATTGGAGCCAATGGGTATTGGCAGCCTTGCCTGAGGTTGCCGATCAGCGCTTGCTGGAGCTTGGCTGTGGCACGGGCTATGTCCAACAAGCTCGCCAACATCAACCAAACCTTACAATTGGCCTTGATGAATCGCGCCAAATGTTGGGTTTGAGCCGCCGCCGAGCGCCCCAAGCCACGCTGGTTCGGGCAGTTGCCCAAGCCTTACCCTATGCTGATGCCAGTTGGTCAGCGGTGCTTTCGACCTTTCCAGCACCTTATCTATTTGATCGACGCACTTTGGCCGAATTGCAACGAATCCTAACCAGCGATGGCAAATTGTATATCGTCGATGGCGGCAGCATTCCCAATGGCCTATATGCACTGATCATCGGGTTAATTTATCGGCTGGTGTTTGGGCGACACAGTAACCCTGAAGCGCTAACCAGCCAACTTGACCCGCGCATCCAGCGTTTACAAGAAGAAGGCTTTCGCGTCAGCAGCCAAATCAAACAGGTTGGGCGCTCGCAAGTCCAAATTTTTATCGCCGAAAAATCCAATCACTTATAA
- the trpB gene encoding tryptophan synthase subunit beta → MTDHAVLDELNGRYGDFGGRYVPETLMAAIEELTEAFFRIRTDPEFQAELQHLHQTYTGRPTALTYARRLTEELGGAQIWLKREDLTHTGAHKINNALGQGLLAKRMGKQRIIAETGAGQHGVATAAVCALLGLQCVVYMGTEDMERQKPNVFRMRLLGADVRGVSTGSKTLKDAVNEAMRDWVSNPDSYYLLGSALGPHPYPLMVREFQSIIGIEAREQILAATGKLPNTIIACVGGGSNAIGMFHAFINDEHVDLRGVEAGGHGIELGRHAARFAGGRLGVFQGTRSYVLQNSDGQIANTHSISAGLDYAAVGPEHAWLHDEERAFYTYATDEEALNGFQMLCRTEGIIPALESSHAIAEAVRLAPTMSNESIILVNLSGRGDKDIFTVADVLGVQM, encoded by the coding sequence ATGACCGATCACGCTGTTCTTGATGAATTAAATGGCCGCTATGGGGATTTCGGTGGACGCTATGTGCCTGAAACCTTGATGGCCGCGATCGAAGAATTAACCGAAGCCTTTTTTCGGATTCGCACCGACCCTGAGTTTCAGGCCGAACTCCAACATTTGCACCAGACCTATACGGGCCGACCAACTGCCCTAACCTATGCCCGCCGCTTGACCGAGGAATTGGGTGGTGCTCAAATTTGGCTCAAACGCGAAGATCTGACCCACACTGGCGCACATAAAATCAATAATGCCCTGGGTCAAGGCTTGTTGGCCAAACGCATGGGCAAGCAGCGGATCATCGCTGAAACTGGCGCTGGTCAGCATGGCGTTGCCACCGCCGCCGTTTGTGCGCTGCTTGGGTTGCAATGTGTGGTCTATATGGGCACCGAAGATATGGAGCGCCAAAAGCCCAATGTCTTTCGCATGCGCTTGCTAGGAGCCGATGTACGTGGAGTTAGCACTGGCTCGAAAACCCTCAAGGATGCAGTTAACGAAGCCATGCGCGATTGGGTCAGCAACCCCGATTCGTACTATTTGCTTGGCTCGGCGCTTGGTCCACATCCCTACCCATTGATGGTTCGCGAATTTCAAAGCATCATCGGGATTGAAGCCCGCGAGCAAATTTTAGCAGCAACTGGCAAATTGCCCAACACGATTATTGCCTGTGTTGGTGGTGGCTCGAACGCTATCGGTATGTTCCACGCCTTTATCAACGATGAACATGTTGATTTGCGAGGGGTTGAAGCTGGGGGTCATGGAATTGAACTTGGTCGCCATGCAGCGCGGTTTGCAGGCGGGCGCTTGGGCGTTTTCCAAGGCACCCGTTCGTATGTGCTGCAAAATAGCGATGGTCAAATTGCCAATACCCATAGCATTTCTGCTGGCCTCGATTATGCTGCTGTAGGCCCAGAGCACGCTTGGCTCCACGACGAAGAACGGGCTTTCTATACCTATGCCACCGACGAAGAGGCCTTGAATGGTTTTCAAATGCTCTGTCGAACTGAAGGCATTATCCCAGCCTTAGAATCGTCGCATGCGATTGCCGAAGCTGTACGTTTAGCCCCAACCATGAGCAATGAAAGCATTATTTTGGTCAACCTGTCGGGGCGTGGCGATAAAGATATTTTCACCGTTGCAGATGTATTGGGAGTACAAATGTAG
- a CDS encoding SH3 domain-containing protein: protein MPSPYYDQGRRDAENGTLNQLFYHTYHDYKRGYDEIVNGPPKPKPNFLFFLIPALLLVGLAGGWFLRDRGVLSTPPTPLVVMVTVTPVTASPTFPPFAIATPAPPTPTQLVIEIGGEAITLEQVRIRPDPSIQGEPIGALDPGELITIIDGPRQGDDYTWWLIESAIGQGWVAEDFIQAR, encoded by the coding sequence ATGCCTTCGCCATATTATGATCAGGGACGGCGTGATGCGGAAAATGGCACGCTGAATCAATTGTTTTATCACACCTACCACGATTATAAACGTGGCTATGATGAAATTGTGAATGGCCCACCCAAACCAAAGCCAAATTTCCTCTTTTTCTTGATTCCGGCGCTACTGCTGGTGGGGCTGGCTGGCGGTTGGTTTCTACGCGATCGCGGCGTTTTGAGCACGCCACCAACTCCGCTGGTTGTGATGGTGACGGTAACGCCAGTCACTGCTTCGCCGACCTTCCCACCATTTGCGATTGCCACTCCTGCCCCACCAACCCCAACTCAACTGGTGATTGAAATTGGGGGCGAGGCGATCACCCTCGAACAAGTGCGCATCCGGCCTGATCCCAGCATTCAAGGTGAGCCGATTGGGGCGCTTGATCCAGGCGAGCTGATTACGATCATCGATGGGCCACGCCAAGGCGATGATTACACCTGGTGGCTGATCGAATCGGCAATTGGCCAAGGTTGGGTTGCTGAAGATTTTATTCAAGCACGCTAA
- a CDS encoding ribonuclease HII translates to MTIGIYEEQQLWHKGAQIVAGVDEVGRGCWAGPVVAAAVSFPSHLLNDPVALAGINDSKTLSAEARQAMAQQIRHLASGIGLGVVSAHLIDLFGIAEATKWAMMHAVLSLPSLPDGLVIDWVKLPELPLLQRSLPKGDAISISVAAASIIAKVYRDNLMHEYDQRDPRYGWAAHKGYGTAQHQRALAAHGPSGLHRRSFKPLAAFVD, encoded by the coding sequence ATGACAATTGGAATTTACGAAGAACAACAACTTTGGCACAAGGGTGCGCAAATCGTCGCCGGAGTCGATGAAGTTGGTCGCGGCTGCTGGGCTGGCCCAGTTGTCGCCGCTGCCGTCAGCTTCCCAAGTCATTTGCTCAACGACCCTGTGGCCTTGGCAGGCATCAACGATTCGAAAACCTTGAGTGCCGAAGCTCGTCAGGCAATGGCCCAACAGATTCGCCACTTGGCCAGCGGGATTGGCCTTGGCGTGGTTTCGGCCCATCTGATCGATTTATTTGGGATTGCTGAAGCTACCAAATGGGCTATGATGCATGCGGTTTTGAGCCTGCCAAGCTTGCCCGATGGCTTAGTGATCGATTGGGTTAAATTGCCCGAATTGCCATTATTACAACGCTCGCTGCCTAAGGGTGATGCAATCAGCATTTCGGTGGCAGCGGCCTCGATTATTGCCAAAGTCTATCGCGACAACTTGATGCATGAATACGACCAACGTGACCCGCGTTATGGCTGGGCCGCGCATAAAGGCTATGGCACAGCCCAACATCAACGAGCCTTGGCAGCCCACGGCCCATCGGGCTTGCATCGACGCTCGTTCAAGCCACTAGCAGCCTTCGTTGATTGA
- the rplS gene encoding 50S ribosomal protein L19 — MQQAPVIHEIENEYLRKDVPEFRVGDTVRVSVKVVEGTRERIQDFEGVVIRRRRMGVNENFTVRRIASHGIGVERTFLLHSPRIDGVKLVRTGKVRQANLYYLRGRTGKAARIKERRG; from the coding sequence ATGCAACAGGCTCCCGTTATTCACGAAATTGAAAACGAATATCTGCGCAAAGATGTGCCAGAATTCCGCGTTGGCGACACGGTTCGCGTTAGCGTCAAAGTTGTTGAAGGTACTCGCGAACGGATTCAAGACTTTGAAGGTGTCGTAATTCGCCGCCGCCGCATGGGTGTCAACGAAAACTTTACCGTGCGCCGGATTGCCTCACACGGTATTGGTGTTGAGCGGACATTCTTGCTGCACTCACCCCGGATCGACGGCGTGAAATTGGTACGGACTGGTAAAGTTCGCCAAGCCAACCTGTACTACCTGCGCGGTCGCACTGGTAAAGCCGCTCGGATCAAAGAACGTCGCGGTTAA